The following proteins are encoded in a genomic region of Streptomyces lunaelactis:
- a CDS encoding DUF7739 domain-containing protein, with protein sequence MGINVSHGEDFFGEERRSATTIANLGAYLRSVLTGDDWSRIQFLFDGAFADEIAVEPARAREIGNILHSAANHPRMKRQWAAEAAVFARAANRAADAGESWTWS encoded by the coding sequence ATGGGCATCAACGTGTCGCACGGTGAGGACTTCTTCGGCGAAGAGCGGCGGTCCGCGACCACCATCGCCAACCTCGGTGCGTACCTCCGCTCGGTCCTCACTGGTGACGACTGGTCCCGCATCCAGTTCCTCTTCGACGGCGCTTTCGCCGACGAGATCGCGGTCGAGCCGGCCCGCGCGCGGGAGATCGGCAACATCCTGCACAGCGCAGCGAACCACCCACGGATGAAGCGGCAGTGGGCCGCCGAAGCTGCGGTCTTCGCCCGCGCCGCCAACCGCGCAGCCGACGCCGGGGAGTCCTGGACCTGGAGCTGA
- a CDS encoding DUF6197 family protein, with amino-acid sequence MSTTATARASHAPAELPVTALDVDGLVVEIERYLAARVRTTAHPLLTKTTQELVTEALAQLGTALAPDGAVRLTAPSAFLRRLPDWVLGFPLLRAWHGGGRPITAAENLELVALVIERFGWTQGTERGNAGQRCLIGAQYVLHRLGYGDVDTLRRASHFLQDTLGTEAGSYVVWNDREGRTRDQVLRLVRTAAANAREAGR; translated from the coding sequence ATGAGCACGACCGCCACTGCCAGAGCAAGCCACGCCCCGGCCGAACTCCCGGTCACCGCGCTCGATGTCGACGGCCTGGTCGTCGAGATCGAGCGCTACCTGGCCGCCCGCGTACGGACCACCGCGCACCCGCTCCTGACCAAGACCACGCAGGAGCTGGTGACCGAGGCGCTCGCGCAGCTCGGCACCGCGCTGGCACCCGACGGCGCGGTGCGGCTGACGGCCCCGTCTGCATTCCTGCGCCGCCTGCCCGACTGGGTCCTCGGCTTTCCTCTCCTGCGGGCCTGGCACGGAGGCGGGCGCCCCATCACCGCAGCCGAGAACCTCGAGTTGGTCGCGCTGGTCATCGAGCGCTTCGGCTGGACCCAGGGCACCGAGCGCGGCAACGCCGGACAGCGCTGCCTCATCGGCGCCCAGTACGTCCTGCACCGCCTCGGCTACGGCGACGTCGACACCCTGCGCCGCGCCTCGCACTTCCTGCAGGACACGCTCGGCACCGAGGCCGGTTCGTACGTCGTGTGGAACGACCGAGAGGGCCGCACCCGCGACCAGGTCCTCCGCCTCGTCCGTACCGCGGCCGCCAACGCCCGGGAGGCAGGGCGATGA